Proteins from a single region of Macrotis lagotis isolate mMagLag1 chromosome 2, bilby.v1.9.chrom.fasta, whole genome shotgun sequence:
- the TMEM94 gene encoding transmembrane protein 94 isoform X5, with the protein MDLKKHQGDTPLALGLSTGKALSILKEQLEAVLEGHLKEQKKSLTWKEIWKSSFLHHGNRCSCFHWPGASLMLLAVLLLLGCYGNQPAGSHGVELVNATALLLLLLLNLILIGRQERLKRHEVERRLRGIIDQISDTLRDGKEVRWPSAMYPDLHMPFAPSWSLHWAYRDGHLVNLPVSLLVEGDVIALRPGQESFASLRGIKDDEHIVLEPGDLFPPFSPPPSPRGEVKKGPQNPQQHRLFRVLKTPVLDNIRWCLDMALARPVTALDNERFTVQSVMLRYAVPVVLVSFLITNALRFVLKAPGITSWQYTLLQLQVNGVLPILPLLFPVLWVLATACGEARVLAQMSKASPSSLLAKFSEDTLSSYTEVVSSQEMLRCIWGHFLRVIQGKSSTLSYSSSLLHSLGSVTVLCCVDKQGILSWPNPSPETVLFFSGKMEPPHSSHEDLTDDLSTRSFCHPEVEEEPHERDALLSGPLRDTLHLSNEQERGDWPGDGPKPPEAHPHRKLHGRHKHPSGSNVSFSKDIEGGEEEPFKAVSEGDACEAEDFVCDYHLEMLSLSQDQQNPSCIQFDDSNWQLHLTSLKPLGLNVLLNLCNASVTDRLCRFSDHLCNIALQESHSAVLPVHVPWGLCELARLIGFTPGAKELFKQENHLALYRLPSAEMVKETALGKLSRVTKRRPPLSHMISLFIKDTTTSTEQMMSHGTADVVLEACTDFWDGADIYPLSGSDRKKVLDFYQRACLSGYCSAFAYKPMHCALSSQLNGKCIELLQAPGHSTICTSCELPGTVPIKQNARRNSWSSDEGIGEAMEKEDCMQALSGQIFMGMVSSQYQARLDIVRLIDGLVNACIRFVYFSLEDELKSKVFAEKMGLETGWNCHISLTPNGDVPGSEIPPSSPSHAGSLHDDLNQVSQDDAEGLLLMEEEGHSDLISFQPTDSDIPSFLEDCNRAKLPRGIHQVRPHLQNIDNVPLLVPLFTDCTPETMCEMIKIMQEYGEVTCCLGSSANLRNSCLFLQSDISIALDPLYPSRCSWETFGYATSTSMAQASDGLSPLQLSGQLNSLACSMAFRQEESISIIRLIEQARHATYGIRKCFLFLLQCQLTLVVIQFLSCLVQLPPLLGTTDILWLSCFCYPLLSVSLLGKPPHSSVMSVATGKNLLSIPKKTQHYFLLCFLLKFSLTICSGLICFGLILQTFCERARERNCTECFSIMLSRKSQTAPNWFDEFANGLLLAQKLTAALIVLHTVFISITHVHRTKPLWRKSPFSNLWWTITVPVVLLGQLMQTAVDLQLWTNRDSRINFGLADVPLITWLLGCLSLILVVVTNEIVKLHEIRVRVRYQKRQKLQFETKLGMNSPF; encoded by the exons GGCGATACTCCACTGGCCCTGGGCCTATCCACAGGTAAGGCCCTAAGTATACTGAAGGAGCAGCTGGAGGCAGTACTAGAGGGGCACCTAAAGGAGCAGAAGAAAAGCTTAACATGGAAG GAGATATGGAAAAGTAGCTTCCTGCACCATGGTAACCGCTGTTCCTGTTTTCATTGGCCGGGTGCCTCCCTGATGCTGTTGGCAGTTCTGCTGCTGCTAGGCTGCTATGGGAATCAGCCAGCTGGGAG CCATGGGGTAGAGTTGGTGAATGCTACAGCTCTTCTCCTGCTGCTGCTTCTGAACCTCATCCTCATTGGGAGGCAGGAGCGACTGAAGCGACATGAGGTAGAAAGAAGGCTTCGAGGGATCATTGATCAAATAAGTG ATACTCTCAGGGATGGTAAGGAGGTCAGGTGGCCCAGTGCGATGTACCCTGATCTTCATATGCCCTTTGCCCCATCCTGGTCTCTGCATTGGGCCTACCGAGATGGACACCTGGTAAATCTGCCAGTCAGCCTTCTGGTGGAGGGAGATGTCATTGCCCTGAGGCCAGGTCAGGAATCCTTTGCTTCCCTGAGGGGGATCAAG GATGATGAGCACATTGTCTTGGAGCCAGGTGACCtgtttccccccttttctcctcctccctctcctcgaGGGGAAGTGAAGAAGGGACCACAGAACCCCCAACAGCACCGACTCTTCCGGGTTCTTAAGACCCCTGTATTGGACAACATTAG ATGGTGCTTGGACATGGCCCTGGCTCGACCAGTGACTGCTCTAGACAATGAGAGGTTCACAGTGCAGTCAGTGATGCTGCGATATGCAGTACCTGTGGTCCTG GTCAGCTTCCTTATCACTAATGCCCTGCGCTTTGTATTAAAAGCTCCAGGGATCACTTCTTGGCAGTATACCTTACTCCAGCTACAG gtgAATGGGGTCTTGCCAATCCTCCCACTGTTATTTCCAGTACTCTGGGTATTGGCCACAGCCTGTGGGGAGGCCCGAGtcctggcccagatgagcaaagcCTCACCTAGTTCCCTG TTGGCCAAGTTTTCAGAAGATACTCTCAGCAGCTATACAGAAGTGGTCTCCTCTCAG GAAATGCTCCGCTGCATCTGGGGCCACTTCCTTAGGGTGATCCAGGGAAAGTCATCTACACTGAGCTACAGCTCTAGCTTGCTGCACAGCTTGGGCTCTGTAACG GTGCTATGCTGTGTGGACAAGCAAGGAATCCTGTCCTGGCCCAATCCAAGCCCTGAGACTGTCCTATTCTTCAGTGGGAAGATGGAACCACCTCATAGCAGCCATGAAGATCTTACTGATGATCTGTCTACCCGCTCCTTCTGCCACCCTGAGGTAGAGGAGGAG CCCCATGAGCGAGATGCTTTGCTGTCTGGTCCCTTGAGAGACACCTTGCACCTCTCCAATGAGCAGGAGAGGGGTGACTGGCCTGGAGATGGCCCCAAACCACCTGAAGCTCATCCTCACCGAAAGCTGCATGGGCGCCATAAACATCCTTCTGGCTCCAATGTCAGCTTCAGCAAGGATATTGAGGGTGGGGAAGAGGAGCCATTTAAg GCTGTGAGTGAAGGGGATGCCTGTGAAGCAGAGGACTTTGTATGTGACTACCATCTGGAGATGCTGAGCCTGTCTCAGGACCAGCAGAACCCCTCCTGCATCCAGTTTGATGACTCAAATTGGCAGCTGCACCTTACCTCCCTCAAGCCTCTGGGCCTCAATGTGTTGCTGAACCTGTGCAATGCCAGTGTCACTGATCGCCTCTGCCGCTTCTCTGACCACCTCTGTAACATTGCTCTCCAGGAGAGCCACAGCGCTGTGCTTCCTGTACATGTGCCCTGGGGGCTCTGCGAGCTTGCCAGACTTATAG GCTTCACTCCTGGTGCCAAAGAGCTCTTCAAACAGGAAAACCACTTAGCACTCTATCGCCTTCCCAGTGCTGAGATGGTGAAGGAGACAGCTTTGGGAAAACTGTCCCGTGTTACCAAGCGGCGTCCACCACTGAGCCATATGATCAGCCTCTTTATCAAGGACACAACCACCA GCACCGAGCAGATGATGTCCCATGGCACGGCAGACGTGGTCCTGGAGGCCTGCACAGACTTCTGGGATGGAGCAGACATCTACCCGCTCTCCGGCTCAGACAG AAAAAAAGTGCTGGATTTCTACCAGCGAGCATGCCTCTCAGGCTACTGCTCTGCCTTTGCCTACAAGCCCATGCACTGCGCCCTGTCCTCTCAGCTCAATGGCAAGTGCATTGAACTTCTGCAGGCTCCTGGCCACAGCACCATCTGTACCTCCTGCGAGCTTCCTGGTACTGTGCCCATCAAGCAGAATGCCCGCCGTAACAGCTGGAGCTCTGACG AAGGGATTGGCGAAGCAATGGAGAAGGAGGATTGCATGCAAGCTCTGAGTGGCCAGATCTTCATGGGCATGGTGTCCTCCCAGTACCAAGCCCGCCTGGACATTGTGCGCCTCATTGATGGGCTGGTCAATGCCTGCATTCGCTTTGTTTACTTCTCCCTGGAGGATGAGCTCAAAAGCAAG GTGTTTGCAGAAAAGATGGGCCTTGAGACAGGCTGGAATTGCCACATCTCTCTCACACCAAATGGTGATGTTCCAGGCTCTGAGATTCCACCTTCTAGCCCTAGTCATGCCGGTTCCTTGCATGATGACCTGAATCAGG TGTCCCAAGATGATGCTGAAGGACTCCTACTTATGGAGGAGGAGGGTCACTCTGACCTCATCAGCTTCCAACCTACTGACAGTGACATCCCTAGCTTCTTAGAAGACTGCAACCGG GCCAAGCTGCCTCGGGGTATCCACCAAGTACGGCCACACTTACAGAATATCGATAATGTTCCTCTGTTGGTGCCCCTCTTTACTGACTGCACCCCTGAAA ccaTGTGTGAGATGATTAAGATCATGCAAGAATATGGAGAGGTGACATGTTGCTTGGGTAGTTCTGCCAACCTGCGCAATAGCTGCCTCTTCTTGCAGAGTGATATCAG CATTGCTCTGGATCCCCTATATCCATCCCGCTGTTCCTGGGAGACCTTTGGCTATGCCACCAGCACTAGCATGGCCCAGGCCTCAGATGGCCTCTCCCCGCTACAGCTCTCAGGGCAGCTCAACAGCTTGGCATGCTCAATGGCCTTTCGACAGGAAGAGAGCATCAGTATCATCCGTCTAATTGAGCAG GCTCGGCATGCTACCTATGGCATCCGCAAGTGCTTCCTCTTTTTGCTGCAATGCCAGCTGACTCTGGTGGTTATCCAG TTCCTTTCTTGCCTGGTTCAATTGCCACCACTCCTGGGCACCACTGACATCCTGTGGCTGTCCTGTTTCTGCTATCCCCTTCTAAG TGTCTCCCTACTAGGAAAGCCTCCACACAGCTCTGTCATGTCTGTAGCTACTGGAAAGAATCTTCTCTCCATTCCCAAAAAG ACCCAGCACTACTTTCTCCTCTGCTTCTTGCTCAAGTTTAGCCTGACCATTTGCTCAGGCCTCATCTGCTTTGGTCTCATCCTGCAGACATTCTGTGAGCGTGCCCGGGAACGAAACTGTACTGAATGTTTCTCTATCATGCTGAGCAG AAAAAgtcagacagctccaaattggtTTGATGAATTTGCCAATGGGCTTCTGCTGGCCCAGAAACTCACTGCTGCCCTGATCGTCCTCCATACTG TGTTCATTTCCATCACCCATGTGCATCGTACCAAGCCCTTGTGGAGAAAGAGCCCCTTCTCCAACCTCTGGTGGACCATAACGGTGCCTGTGGT GCTTCTGGGGCAACTCATGCAGACAGCTGTGGACTTGCAGCTCTGGACAAAC
- the TMEM94 gene encoding transmembrane protein 94 isoform X1 has protein sequence MLFKQADLWMPHQGKSSKGDTPLALGLSTGKALSILKEQLEAVLEGHLKEQKKSLTWKEIWKSSFLHHGNRCSCFHWPGASLMLLAVLLLLGCYGNQPAGSHGVELVNATALLLLLLLNLILIGRQERLKRHEVERRLRGIIDQISDTLRDGKEVRWPSAMYPDLHMPFAPSWSLHWAYRDGHLVNLPVSLLVEGDVIALRPGQESFASLRGIKDDEHIVLEPGDLFPPFSPPPSPRGEVKKGPQNPQQHRLFRVLKTPVLDNIRWCLDMALARPVTALDNERFTVQSVMLRYAVPVVLVSFLITNALRFVLKAPGITSWQYTLLQLQVNGVLPILPLLFPVLWVLATACGEARVLAQMSKASPSSLLAKFSEDTLSSYTEVVSSQEMLRCIWGHFLRVIQGKSSTLSYSSSLLHSLGSVTVLCCVDKQGILSWPNPSPETVLFFSGKMEPPHSSHEDLTDDLSTRSFCHPEVEEEPHERDALLSGPLRDTLHLSNEQERGDWPGDGPKPPEAHPHRKLHGRHKHPSGSNVSFSKDIEGGEEEPFKAVSEGDACEAEDFVCDYHLEMLSLSQDQQNPSCIQFDDSNWQLHLTSLKPLGLNVLLNLCNASVTDRLCRFSDHLCNIALQESHSAVLPVHVPWGLCELARLIGFTPGAKELFKQENHLALYRLPSAEMVKETALGKLSRVTKRRPPLSHMISLFIKDTTTSTEQMMSHGTADVVLEACTDFWDGADIYPLSGSDRKKVLDFYQRACLSGYCSAFAYKPMHCALSSQLNGKCIELLQAPGHSTICTSCELPGTVPIKQNARRNSWSSDEGIGEAMEKEDCMQALSGQIFMGMVSSQYQARLDIVRLIDGLVNACIRFVYFSLEDELKSKVFAEKMGLETGWNCHISLTPNGDVPGSEIPPSSPSHAGSLHDDLNQVSQDDAEGLLLMEEEGHSDLISFQPTDSDIPSFLEDCNRAKLPRGIHQVRPHLQNIDNVPLLVPLFTDCTPETMCEMIKIMQEYGEVTCCLGSSANLRNSCLFLQSDISIALDPLYPSRCSWETFGYATSTSMAQASDGLSPLQLSGQLNSLACSMAFRQEESISIIRLIEQARHATYGIRKCFLFLLQCQLTLVVIQFLSCLVQLPPLLGTTDILWLSCFCYPLLSVSLLGKPPHSSVMSVATGKNLLSIPKKTQHYFLLCFLLKFSLTICSGLICFGLILQTFCERARERNCTECFSIMLSRKSQTAPNWFDEFANGLLLAQKLTAALIVLHTVFISITHVHRTKPLWRKSPFSNLWWTITVPVVLLGQLMQTAVDLQLWTNRDSRINFGLADVPLITWLLGCLSLILVVVTNEIVKLHEIRVRVRYQKRQKLQFETKLGMNSPF, from the exons GGCGATACTCCACTGGCCCTGGGCCTATCCACAGGTAAGGCCCTAAGTATACTGAAGGAGCAGCTGGAGGCAGTACTAGAGGGGCACCTAAAGGAGCAGAAGAAAAGCTTAACATGGAAG GAGATATGGAAAAGTAGCTTCCTGCACCATGGTAACCGCTGTTCCTGTTTTCATTGGCCGGGTGCCTCCCTGATGCTGTTGGCAGTTCTGCTGCTGCTAGGCTGCTATGGGAATCAGCCAGCTGGGAG CCATGGGGTAGAGTTGGTGAATGCTACAGCTCTTCTCCTGCTGCTGCTTCTGAACCTCATCCTCATTGGGAGGCAGGAGCGACTGAAGCGACATGAGGTAGAAAGAAGGCTTCGAGGGATCATTGATCAAATAAGTG ATACTCTCAGGGATGGTAAGGAGGTCAGGTGGCCCAGTGCGATGTACCCTGATCTTCATATGCCCTTTGCCCCATCCTGGTCTCTGCATTGGGCCTACCGAGATGGACACCTGGTAAATCTGCCAGTCAGCCTTCTGGTGGAGGGAGATGTCATTGCCCTGAGGCCAGGTCAGGAATCCTTTGCTTCCCTGAGGGGGATCAAG GATGATGAGCACATTGTCTTGGAGCCAGGTGACCtgtttccccccttttctcctcctccctctcctcgaGGGGAAGTGAAGAAGGGACCACAGAACCCCCAACAGCACCGACTCTTCCGGGTTCTTAAGACCCCTGTATTGGACAACATTAG ATGGTGCTTGGACATGGCCCTGGCTCGACCAGTGACTGCTCTAGACAATGAGAGGTTCACAGTGCAGTCAGTGATGCTGCGATATGCAGTACCTGTGGTCCTG GTCAGCTTCCTTATCACTAATGCCCTGCGCTTTGTATTAAAAGCTCCAGGGATCACTTCTTGGCAGTATACCTTACTCCAGCTACAG gtgAATGGGGTCTTGCCAATCCTCCCACTGTTATTTCCAGTACTCTGGGTATTGGCCACAGCCTGTGGGGAGGCCCGAGtcctggcccagatgagcaaagcCTCACCTAGTTCCCTG TTGGCCAAGTTTTCAGAAGATACTCTCAGCAGCTATACAGAAGTGGTCTCCTCTCAG GAAATGCTCCGCTGCATCTGGGGCCACTTCCTTAGGGTGATCCAGGGAAAGTCATCTACACTGAGCTACAGCTCTAGCTTGCTGCACAGCTTGGGCTCTGTAACG GTGCTATGCTGTGTGGACAAGCAAGGAATCCTGTCCTGGCCCAATCCAAGCCCTGAGACTGTCCTATTCTTCAGTGGGAAGATGGAACCACCTCATAGCAGCCATGAAGATCTTACTGATGATCTGTCTACCCGCTCCTTCTGCCACCCTGAGGTAGAGGAGGAG CCCCATGAGCGAGATGCTTTGCTGTCTGGTCCCTTGAGAGACACCTTGCACCTCTCCAATGAGCAGGAGAGGGGTGACTGGCCTGGAGATGGCCCCAAACCACCTGAAGCTCATCCTCACCGAAAGCTGCATGGGCGCCATAAACATCCTTCTGGCTCCAATGTCAGCTTCAGCAAGGATATTGAGGGTGGGGAAGAGGAGCCATTTAAg GCTGTGAGTGAAGGGGATGCCTGTGAAGCAGAGGACTTTGTATGTGACTACCATCTGGAGATGCTGAGCCTGTCTCAGGACCAGCAGAACCCCTCCTGCATCCAGTTTGATGACTCAAATTGGCAGCTGCACCTTACCTCCCTCAAGCCTCTGGGCCTCAATGTGTTGCTGAACCTGTGCAATGCCAGTGTCACTGATCGCCTCTGCCGCTTCTCTGACCACCTCTGTAACATTGCTCTCCAGGAGAGCCACAGCGCTGTGCTTCCTGTACATGTGCCCTGGGGGCTCTGCGAGCTTGCCAGACTTATAG GCTTCACTCCTGGTGCCAAAGAGCTCTTCAAACAGGAAAACCACTTAGCACTCTATCGCCTTCCCAGTGCTGAGATGGTGAAGGAGACAGCTTTGGGAAAACTGTCCCGTGTTACCAAGCGGCGTCCACCACTGAGCCATATGATCAGCCTCTTTATCAAGGACACAACCACCA GCACCGAGCAGATGATGTCCCATGGCACGGCAGACGTGGTCCTGGAGGCCTGCACAGACTTCTGGGATGGAGCAGACATCTACCCGCTCTCCGGCTCAGACAG AAAAAAAGTGCTGGATTTCTACCAGCGAGCATGCCTCTCAGGCTACTGCTCTGCCTTTGCCTACAAGCCCATGCACTGCGCCCTGTCCTCTCAGCTCAATGGCAAGTGCATTGAACTTCTGCAGGCTCCTGGCCACAGCACCATCTGTACCTCCTGCGAGCTTCCTGGTACTGTGCCCATCAAGCAGAATGCCCGCCGTAACAGCTGGAGCTCTGACG AAGGGATTGGCGAAGCAATGGAGAAGGAGGATTGCATGCAAGCTCTGAGTGGCCAGATCTTCATGGGCATGGTGTCCTCCCAGTACCAAGCCCGCCTGGACATTGTGCGCCTCATTGATGGGCTGGTCAATGCCTGCATTCGCTTTGTTTACTTCTCCCTGGAGGATGAGCTCAAAAGCAAG GTGTTTGCAGAAAAGATGGGCCTTGAGACAGGCTGGAATTGCCACATCTCTCTCACACCAAATGGTGATGTTCCAGGCTCTGAGATTCCACCTTCTAGCCCTAGTCATGCCGGTTCCTTGCATGATGACCTGAATCAGG TGTCCCAAGATGATGCTGAAGGACTCCTACTTATGGAGGAGGAGGGTCACTCTGACCTCATCAGCTTCCAACCTACTGACAGTGACATCCCTAGCTTCTTAGAAGACTGCAACCGG GCCAAGCTGCCTCGGGGTATCCACCAAGTACGGCCACACTTACAGAATATCGATAATGTTCCTCTGTTGGTGCCCCTCTTTACTGACTGCACCCCTGAAA ccaTGTGTGAGATGATTAAGATCATGCAAGAATATGGAGAGGTGACATGTTGCTTGGGTAGTTCTGCCAACCTGCGCAATAGCTGCCTCTTCTTGCAGAGTGATATCAG CATTGCTCTGGATCCCCTATATCCATCCCGCTGTTCCTGGGAGACCTTTGGCTATGCCACCAGCACTAGCATGGCCCAGGCCTCAGATGGCCTCTCCCCGCTACAGCTCTCAGGGCAGCTCAACAGCTTGGCATGCTCAATGGCCTTTCGACAGGAAGAGAGCATCAGTATCATCCGTCTAATTGAGCAG GCTCGGCATGCTACCTATGGCATCCGCAAGTGCTTCCTCTTTTTGCTGCAATGCCAGCTGACTCTGGTGGTTATCCAG TTCCTTTCTTGCCTGGTTCAATTGCCACCACTCCTGGGCACCACTGACATCCTGTGGCTGTCCTGTTTCTGCTATCCCCTTCTAAG TGTCTCCCTACTAGGAAAGCCTCCACACAGCTCTGTCATGTCTGTAGCTACTGGAAAGAATCTTCTCTCCATTCCCAAAAAG ACCCAGCACTACTTTCTCCTCTGCTTCTTGCTCAAGTTTAGCCTGACCATTTGCTCAGGCCTCATCTGCTTTGGTCTCATCCTGCAGACATTCTGTGAGCGTGCCCGGGAACGAAACTGTACTGAATGTTTCTCTATCATGCTGAGCAG AAAAAgtcagacagctccaaattggtTTGATGAATTTGCCAATGGGCTTCTGCTGGCCCAGAAACTCACTGCTGCCCTGATCGTCCTCCATACTG TGTTCATTTCCATCACCCATGTGCATCGTACCAAGCCCTTGTGGAGAAAGAGCCCCTTCTCCAACCTCTGGTGGACCATAACGGTGCCTGTGGT GCTTCTGGGGCAACTCATGCAGACAGCTGTGGACTTGCAGCTCTGGACAAAC